One stretch of Halichoerus grypus chromosome 8, mHalGry1.hap1.1, whole genome shotgun sequence DNA includes these proteins:
- the GSKIP gene encoding GSK3B-interacting protein isoform X2: MVQASTVRMETDCNPMELSSMSGFEEDAELNGFEEADTKDMKLEAEAVVNDVLFAVNNMFVSKNLRCADDVAYINVETRERNRYCLELTEAGLRVVGYAFDQVDDHLHTPYHETVYSLLDTLSPAYREAFGNALLQRLEALKRDG, encoded by the exons AATGGAAACAGACTGTAATCCCATGGAGCTGAGCAGTATGTCAGGGTTTGAAGAAGATGCAGAGCTTAATGGTTTTGAAGAAGCTGATACGAAAGACATGAAGCTGGAAGCCGAAGCAGTTGTAAATGACGTTCTCTTTGCTGTTAACAACATGTTTGTCTCAAAAAACCTGCGCTGTGCCGACGATGTGGCCTATATCAATGTGGagacaagagaaaggaacagataCTGCCTGGAGCTCACTGAAGCAGGGCTAAGG GTGGTAGGTTATGCTTTTGACCAAGTGGATGATCACTTACACACTCCCTATCATGAAACCGTCTACTCGTTGCTGGATACCCTCAGCCCTGCCTACCGGGAAGCATTTGGAAACGCACTCCTTCAAAGACTGGAAGCTTTGAAGAGGGATGGATAG
- the GSKIP gene encoding GSK3B-interacting protein isoform X1 translates to MDSCLTLRMETDCNPMELSSMSGFEEDAELNGFEEADTKDMKLEAEAVVNDVLFAVNNMFVSKNLRCADDVAYINVETRERNRYCLELTEAGLRVVGYAFDQVDDHLHTPYHETVYSLLDTLSPAYREAFGNALLQRLEALKRDG, encoded by the exons AATGGAAACAGACTGTAATCCCATGGAGCTGAGCAGTATGTCAGGGTTTGAAGAAGATGCAGAGCTTAATGGTTTTGAAGAAGCTGATACGAAAGACATGAAGCTGGAAGCCGAAGCAGTTGTAAATGACGTTCTCTTTGCTGTTAACAACATGTTTGTCTCAAAAAACCTGCGCTGTGCCGACGATGTGGCCTATATCAATGTGGagacaagagaaaggaacagataCTGCCTGGAGCTCACTGAAGCAGGGCTAAGG GTGGTAGGTTATGCTTTTGACCAAGTGGATGATCACTTACACACTCCCTATCATGAAACCGTCTACTCGTTGCTGGATACCCTCAGCCCTGCCTACCGGGAAGCATTTGGAAACGCACTCCTTCAAAGACTGGAAGCTTTGAAGAGGGATGGATAG
- the GSKIP gene encoding GSK3B-interacting protein isoform X3, which yields METDCNPMELSSMSGFEEDAELNGFEEADTKDMKLEAEAVVNDVLFAVNNMFVSKNLRCADDVAYINVETRERNRYCLELTEAGLRVVGYAFDQVDDHLHTPYHETVYSLLDTLSPAYREAFGNALLQRLEALKRDG from the exons ATGGAAACAGACTGTAATCCCATGGAGCTGAGCAGTATGTCAGGGTTTGAAGAAGATGCAGAGCTTAATGGTTTTGAAGAAGCTGATACGAAAGACATGAAGCTGGAAGCCGAAGCAGTTGTAAATGACGTTCTCTTTGCTGTTAACAACATGTTTGTCTCAAAAAACCTGCGCTGTGCCGACGATGTGGCCTATATCAATGTGGagacaagagaaaggaacagataCTGCCTGGAGCTCACTGAAGCAGGGCTAAGG GTGGTAGGTTATGCTTTTGACCAAGTGGATGATCACTTACACACTCCCTATCATGAAACCGTCTACTCGTTGCTGGATACCCTCAGCCCTGCCTACCGGGAAGCATTTGGAAACGCACTCCTTCAAAGACTGGAAGCTTTGAAGAGGGATGGATAG